One genomic segment of Pandoraea sputorum includes these proteins:
- a CDS encoding BTH_I0359 family protein, which translates to MLMIYNSPNYCVVEFAADNGNHSLSAGGYEIVDKSAGREIFLDGSLARQFREEVQKLIASEPSEDEVDEFLGQFDTFMTNPVVLH; encoded by the coding sequence ATGCTCATGATTTACAACAGCCCGAACTACTGTGTCGTTGAGTTTGCCGCGGATAACGGCAATCACTCGCTGTCCGCCGGCGGCTATGAAATCGTGGACAAATCCGCCGGCCGCGAGATTTTCCTCGACGGCTCGCTTGCCCGGCAATTCCGTGAAGAAGTGCAGAAATTGATCGCCAGCGAACCCTCCGAAGACGAAGTCGACGAATTCCTCGGGCAGTTCGACACCTTCATGACGAACCCGGTTGTGCTCCACTGA